The genomic region ACAGATTCAGCAGCGCAGACAAGAAGTCGAACAACGCGCGCAAGAACAAGTTCAATCGGGAATTGGCAGTGGTATTCGTAGTTTGCTGCTGTCGATTGGTTACATTTTAATTGGCTGGACAGGATTAAGAAACATGAACTCGCTACCACCAGATCGCCCGAATTACACTGACTATTAATGAGGTGATGCGCTGCACTCCACAACTTCATGAGTAGTGCTACAATAATTGAAACAAATCTTCACAGCTTTTAAAGAATACAATAGAATATGCAACCAATTGCAAATGACCTTAACTAAGGCAGGGCTACGATTTACGCACAAGTCTAGACTGGCGTTGCTCCAAGCTTTTTCGCCCCCTTGCATCCCCACCTGTGGGGAGTTGGGGGGCGGTTCGCCAGGGACTTGGCTAGATACCAACTATTTGTGTGTACACGGTAGCTAAGGCAGGGAGAGGGTGCGAGGATAATAAAGTTATGTGTCAGTATTATAAGATAACAGTTTTCCTCAGTGTGTCGTATCCTAATTTACTGACTCACCGCAAACAACTCAAAAGTCAAGTGCCAGTTACAAGGAGAGTGGGCGATTTGTGTTTGAACGCCTTAAACAAGACTTAAAAAACGACTTGATCGCAGGGCTATTAGTAGTCATTCCACTGGCTACTACAATTTGGCTAACCGTTACGATCGCGACATGGGTTATCGACTTTCTCACACAAATTCCTAAGCAACTGAATCCCTTTGATGGTATGCATCCACTTTTAGTGGATCTGTTAAGTCTAGCAGTAGGGTTAACCGTACCGTTATTTAGCATTTTGCTCATCGGTTTGATGGCGCGCAATATTGCGGGACGGTGGTTGCTCGATGTGGGAGAGCAACTTTTGCAAGCGATTCCCTTAGCAGGCTCAGTCTACAAAACGCTTAAACAGTTGCTAGAAACTTTGCTAAGAGATAGCAACGGTAAGTTTCGCCGCGTTATCTTAGTAGAGTATCCCCGCAAAGGAATGTGGGCGATCGCATTTGTGACAGGCAGCATCAGCAGTGACATCCAGTCGCAATTAGCTCGCCCTGTATTGAGTATTTTTATTCCGACAACTCCAAATCCAACGACTGGTTGGTACGCAATTGTCCCCGAAGATGAAGTTATTACCTTAAAAATGTCGATCGAAGATGCCTTTAAGGTAGTTATCTCTGGAGGTATCGTTGCTAGTCCTCCCATACAACCTTTAGTTGTTCCTAAAGAGCGTACACTCGAATCACCACGTGGTGAGTTTTGAATTGTGAGCGTAGCGTACCGAAAGTATTTATTAAAAAAATTTATAACTCAGCACTCATAACTCCCCGTCTTCTACTTCCTCTGACCCCCGATCCCTGACCCCTAACCTCTCATTATGCAACCTCGTAGAATTGCCCGCGAACTGGCTCTACTTAGCTTGAGCCAACTACCAAGTTCACCCGAAAAACTAGAAACACAGCAACTGTCAAATATGGTGTTGGCAGCCGTCAGGACTTTGACAACCGAAGTTCAAGATACATTGACGACCGCCGCAGCCGAACTACAACGCGCGAGCGATCGCTTATTAAGTAGCGAGACACGCGCCAGCGACTTACGCACCTCTAGGTCAATGGTAGATGAGTCAATTCAACTCACTCAAAGCGCAATTAACCGAATTGGTACAGCGCTAGAACTACCCGAACTCATTCAACTAGCAAACCAACCTGAATTTGACGTTCGTACCTACGCGCTACAAGTTGTCCGCGCCGTGAATATTCATCGCCCAGAAATTGACGAACAGCTAAATGCTGCATTAGTCGATTGGCAAGTATCGCGTCTTGCACGCATCGACCGCGACTTACTCCGCATCGCAGTTGCAGAGATATTATACTTAGGCGTTCCAGATCGCGTAGCCATCAACGAAGCGGTAGAACTTGCTAAGCGTTACAGTGGAGATGACGGACACCGATTTATTAATGGTGTTCTCCGCCGCATCAGCGAACAAACACAAGCTGCTTACCCAAAATCTTAGCAGCAGGGATCTCGGCTGCATTAAACGAGAGTTGGTAAATTAAACATCTCTGCTATTTAATAGATTAAGTCTTAGCTGGCAATTTACAGTAGTGCAATGGTTTTTAATTGGTTCCGTCGTCAATTTAGTAGTAATGAGCAAGCTGCTCCCGCAACCGAGGAACAGTCTACAGCTACACCACCTGTACCAGAACCGACACCTGAAGAAGAACAGCGCGAACCATTACAAGATTCAGCTGACTACTTAAGTTTTGCTAAAGCAGCTTACAAAAATATTCAACAAAGACAAGCGCAAACCCAATCTGTTGTTGAGCCAGCACAAGACGCAGCTACGACCAATGAAGAAACTTCAATCGAAGTAGTAGAATCAGAAACGACTTACTCGGAAGCAGAAACTTTGCCGAGTGAACCCATTACGACAGAAGATGAGCCACAACCTTCTGTAGTGCCAGAAAGCCTGCCAAGTGAACCCGTCACGACAGAAAATGAGCTCTTAATCAGTGACGAAATAACAGTAACTGACGCGACAACCGAATCTCTACCGTTTTGGGCGAGGGCAGAAGCTGAACGCCAAGCGCGACTAGAAAGACTCAAAGCAACAGCAATTGAGGAACCCGAATCAGTTTCTGCTACAGCAGCAGAAACTCCACAAGTCACAGACGAAGCACTATCAATTCCTGGTTTGGCATTTGATGAGGGTTTCTTGTGGTCAGCTGAAATTTTAGCCGCGCAAGGGCGTAAACCAGAAGATATTTCGATTGAAGAAATTACCTGGCTCAAAAAGCTACGCCAAGGTTTAGATAAGACTCGCCGTAATATTGTCAATCAACTCAAGGCGATTGTTGGGCAAGGACCACTCAACCAAGCAGCAGTACTAGAAATTGAAGCGCTACTATTGCAAGCAGACGTTGGTGTTGAAGCTACAGACTATGTAATTAACGCCCTACAAGAGCGAATTAAGCAAGAGGCATTACCCCCAGAAGTTGCGATCGCCTATCTCAAAGAAATTCTACGAGATATGCTCGATCAACCCTTAAAAGTGCATAAGGCTACATTTGCTCCCGAAAAAGACACGCTCAATATTTGGTTGATGACCGGAGTCAATGGTGCGGGTAAAACAACAACGATTGGTAAAATTGCGCATATTGCCCAAAAGTCCGGCTACAAATGTCTAATTGCTGCGGCGGATACTTTCCGCGCGGCGGCGGTCGAGCAAGTTAAAATTTGGGGTTCGCGTAGTGGCGTTGATGTGATTGCCAATCCAGGACAAAATACTGATCCTGCGGCGGTCGTATTTGATGCAATTACAGCTGCACAATCACGCAACATTGAATTACTTTTAGTTGATACTGCGGGACGACTCCAAAATAAGAAAAATCTCATGGACGAACTCAGTAAAATTCGTCGTATTGTTGATAAAAAAGCTCCCAACGCTAAAATTGAATCGCTACTTGTTCTCGATGCAACTTTGGGGCAAAACGGTTTACGTCAAGCGGAAGTTTTTGCCCAAGCGGCTCAACTGAGTGGTGTTGTCTTAACAAAACTCGATGGTACGGCGAAAGGAGGAGTTGCACTAGCGGTCGTACGGCAACTCAATCTCCCGATTCGCTTTATCGGTGCAGGTGAGGGAATTGAAGACTTACGCCCGTTTTCTAGCTACGAATTTGTGGAAGCACTGCTTAGTAGTTAATTTAGACACAAAATATCAAACGAGTTCAGCTGAAAATACATTTTTTCAGCTAAAATACTTCAACATTTCCAATTAAATAATCTTTATCTAAGGAAGAAAATAAAATTTGCTCTCAGCGTTATCCCCTACTGCTAAATTTACGCTTAGATGCTATAAGTGCAGCAGGCGGCAAGAGGCATAGTGCCAAGGGCAAATAGCACTTCTTTGCTAGAATCCAAACAAAAAACTAAAATAAAAAACCCTATTTTACCGTTGCTATCACCAGGCTACACACAAGGCTTTATACTTTCTAGCTTATGTAGCTGGCGATACCTTCTCATCACAAAACAAAATGATTTTTGCTGCCACTTGATGGATCAAATCCTCAGATAAGAGAATAACAATTGTGTCTGTGTCTCAATCTTCCTCGCAACCTACTGCTGACCGCAATAGCAACGCCAACACTGATAGCACTCCTATTTTGGCGCTTAAACAACTTGTAGCGCGTCTGCACAAAGAACAGCACAAGATCCACGATCTATTGAGTTCTCTTGGGTTCGCCCTGCGAAGCTTTAATAATCTCAATCAGTTTTTGGAACTCATTCCCCTGATGGCAACACGCGTAACAGATGCTGATGGCGGGGCATTAGTTTTATTTAAGCCTAACGGTCAAGTTCGCTTAGAACGACTTCATTGTCAAGATAGTCGTCAAAGTCAAAACATCCGCAAGGCGCTAGAAATGGCGATCAACGCGGTCACTGCTTCTTTAATGACCGCGCCGAAAATTGTTCCCGCAGCTGCGACGGCGGCTTTAGACGATCAAGTTAGCCGCTACCTGGGATCAGACATTCAACTATTTGGCACGACAATTTTTGTCAAACAATCCGAACGCGGGCGACTTTATGTCTTTAGCAGCAAACCCGAATACACCTGGACAGAAAATCGACAAAAGTTAGTCCGCTTAGTTGCTGATCAAACCGCAGTCGCCATTGAAAACGATGAATTGACAGCGGAACTGCGCAAAAAAGAACGCATGAATCGAGAATTGGAAATCGGTGCAGAAATTCAACTACGACTGCTACCCCGCCAGTGTCCAAAAATTGCGGGAATCGCTTTAGCCGCGCGCTGTCAACCAGCAAGTCATATCGGAGGAGATTATTATGATTTTATTCCTACCAACTGTCATCCTACTAGTGAAGCAAAGCTGAGTGGCGATACTCCGTGTCGTTGGGGAATTGTGATTGGAGATGTGATGGGAAAAGGTGTTCCCGCAGGTTTATTGATGACGATGACACAGGGAATATTACGTGCAGAAGTTCCTAACGGTAATTCACCAGCCCAGATTCTCCAAAAATTAAATCAGGTCATCTATGCGCATTTAGAAAATTCGCACCGTTTTATCACTTTATTTTGCTCTGCCTACGATCCCCAAACTCAAACGCTGTATTACAGTAATGCTGCTCACAACCCACCATTGCTTTGGCAAGCCGCAACAGGAAATGTCAAACGCTTGGATACGTGGGGAATGCTGATTGGGTTAGATGCACAAAGTCAGTATGAAGACGCCCATATTCAACTGCATCCAGGAGATACGATTATTTACTACACTGATGGTTTTACTGATGCAGCGAATCAAAGCGGCGATCGCTTCGATGAAGAAAACCTCATTCGTCACTTCTACTGGGCTTGTCAGCACTGTCAAGAACCGCAAGCCATCCTTGAATATCTGTTTGAGCAAGTGTATCGCTTTACTGGCTCTGCAAACCAAAATAAAGATGACATGACACTTGTTGTCTTGCAGGCAAATTAAGAGGTCAGGATTTTACAATTGGGGTTACAACTGTTGGTGTTTTAAGCTTAGCGAATAAATTCGTAGCTAAACAAGCAGAATCTAGATCGTGCGTGGACTACGCTCAAAACTTGAATCCTTTAGTGTGCGTCGTCAACTTTGTTTGGGTAGCGCTGAAGGAAGTCGTACGGCTTTTTTCTCGCTGATCTCCGATCCCTGACCTCCGACCTCTCCTAAATTGTGCGCAAACAGCAGATTTGGTAACAGCGATTTAAAATTAATTACTCATATCATTTAATTTGCCGTCAAAATCTTGCTTTGATGGGAATTGACTTTGAGTGAAGGAACGTAAATTAGCTGTGAATCAACAACAAACATGGAGTCAGCGATTTGAATCAGCGCTACACCCTGCGATCGCTCGCTTCAATGCGAGTATCAACTTTGATATTGAATTAATCGAATACGACATCACTGGTTCGATCGCCCACGCAAAAATGCTCGGACATACAGGGATCGTCACACCCGAAGAAGCCGTGCAACTGGCTACAGGTTTAGAACAAATTCGTCAAGAATATCGACAAGGAAAATTTACACCAGGAATCGATGCGGAAGACGTTCATTTTGCCGTCGAACGGCGCTTAACCGAAATTGTTGGCGATGTCGGTAAAAAACTTCACACCGC from Chroogloeocystis siderophila 5.2 s.c.1 harbors:
- the ftsY gene encoding signal recognition particle-docking protein FtsY, yielding MVFNWFRRQFSSNEQAAPATEEQSTATPPVPEPTPEEEQREPLQDSADYLSFAKAAYKNIQQRQAQTQSVVEPAQDAATTNEETSIEVVESETTYSEAETLPSEPITTEDEPQPSVVPESLPSEPVTTENELLISDEITVTDATTESLPFWARAEAERQARLERLKATAIEEPESVSATAAETPQVTDEALSIPGLAFDEGFLWSAEILAAQGRKPEDISIEEITWLKKLRQGLDKTRRNIVNQLKAIVGQGPLNQAAVLEIEALLLQADVGVEATDYVINALQERIKQEALPPEVAIAYLKEILRDMLDQPLKVHKATFAPEKDTLNIWLMTGVNGAGKTTTIGKIAHIAQKSGYKCLIAAADTFRAAAVEQVKIWGSRSGVDVIANPGQNTDPAAVVFDAITAAQSRNIELLLVDTAGRLQNKKNLMDELSKIRRIVDKKAPNAKIESLLVLDATLGQNGLRQAEVFAQAAQLSGVVLTKLDGTAKGGVALAVVRQLNLPIRFIGAGEGIEDLRPFSSYEFVEALLSS
- a CDS encoding DUF502 domain-containing protein; amino-acid sequence: MFERLKQDLKNDLIAGLLVVIPLATTIWLTVTIATWVIDFLTQIPKQLNPFDGMHPLLVDLLSLAVGLTVPLFSILLIGLMARNIAGRWLLDVGEQLLQAIPLAGSVYKTLKQLLETLLRDSNGKFRRVILVEYPRKGMWAIAFVTGSISSDIQSQLARPVLSIFIPTTPNPTTGWYAIVPEDEVITLKMSIEDAFKVVISGGIVASPPIQPLVVPKERTLESPRGEF
- the nusB gene encoding transcription antitermination factor NusB; this translates as MQPRRIARELALLSLSQLPSSPEKLETQQLSNMVLAAVRTLTTEVQDTLTTAAAELQRASDRLLSSETRASDLRTSRSMVDESIQLTQSAINRIGTALELPELIQLANQPEFDVRTYALQVVRAVNIHRPEIDEQLNAALVDWQVSRLARIDRDLLRIAVAEILYLGVPDRVAINEAVELAKRYSGDDGHRFINGVLRRISEQTQAAYPKS
- a CDS encoding PP2C family protein-serine/threonine phosphatase, coding for MSVSQSSSQPTADRNSNANTDSTPILALKQLVARLHKEQHKIHDLLSSLGFALRSFNNLNQFLELIPLMATRVTDADGGALVLFKPNGQVRLERLHCQDSRQSQNIRKALEMAINAVTASLMTAPKIVPAAATAALDDQVSRYLGSDIQLFGTTIFVKQSERGRLYVFSSKPEYTWTENRQKLVRLVADQTAVAIENDELTAELRKKERMNRELEIGAEIQLRLLPRQCPKIAGIALAARCQPASHIGGDYYDFIPTNCHPTSEAKLSGDTPCRWGIVIGDVMGKGVPAGLLMTMTQGILRAEVPNGNSPAQILQKLNQVIYAHLENSHRFITLFCSAYDPQTQTLYYSNAAHNPPLLWQAATGNVKRLDTWGMLIGLDAQSQYEDAHIQLHPGDTIIYYTDGFTDAANQSGDRFDEENLIRHFYWACQHCQEPQAILEYLFEQVYRFTGSANQNKDDMTLVVLQAN